From one Anopheles bellator chromosome 1, idAnoBellAS_SP24_06.2, whole genome shotgun sequence genomic stretch:
- the LOC131210032 gene encoding general odorant-binding protein 56d-like yields the protein MNLFVLALTAAAALVLLAEINAFTLRQQKMVSIYALECMAETGIDVASITKLRDGDLGAANDRAAKCFMKCFFEKESFIDGEGFLQLENITAALEKDYERAKIEEMLVKCGVQKEDPCETAFHAYECYHDHYQNL from the exons ATGAACCTCTTCGTCCTCGCCCtcacggctgctgctgcgctggtgctgctggcagAAATCAAT GCATTTACGCTGCGCCAGCAAAAGATGGTCAGCATCTACGCGCTCGAGTGTATGGCCGAAACCGGCATCGATGTGGCGTCCATCACGAAGCTACGCGACGGCGACCTCGGAGCGGCCAACGATCGTGCGGCGAAATGTTTCATGAAGTGTTTCTTCGAGAAGGAAAGCTTCATCGACGGCGAAGGATTCCTGCAGCTGGAGAACATCACCGCAGCGCTGGAGAAGGACTACGAGCGGGCCAAGATCGAGGAGATGTTGGTCAAGTGCGGTGTCCAAAAGGAGGATCCGTGCGAGACGGCGTTCCACGCGTACGAGTGTTATCACGATCACTATCAAAACCTGTAA
- the LOC131216531 gene encoding uncharacterized protein LOC131216531, giving the protein MNVNDLPCEILCSIFDELDLRELKIASLVCRRWSDLTFSGRRMDRVWLVKRNSSCEFFINSKRNYRNVRQPSWTMATIDDQHKSLVRLLHTLKPHVRMVEIQTRICSQQLLSILLEIPTLQHLSIAGGIDHEYRKDNATVRVLAELKSPNGRQLFSFCRTNFRNLQFLNMNCMKDVELEAWKILSGQLKLAHVKSLRETYLHSLLELSFPFVEDFTLVLFYLPFYFGDQGMTSGLGAAFFRRHPLLRRLSLSGMIISVQWVESISQHCPELTHLELALNDQNEGFLEPLVQLRKLKHLSLAGPVDSKVLRGVMTSLKSVELKMNPPHMLLENLCEVVPQLSCLQVKERIPYVEIQFICERFSCLRRLVLDYDCRSSPADDSVRLDRLVHLQELEMSDTIRVCWIHRNNVRCLTITRFREPVPDLEIITHPNNGRFLISPSPDISFPTITDDDLMQIPTKFPVLKILILNCDVYSLSVAAVERLHQLMPSCRIEYGNKRFYPTMTAD; this is encoded by the exons ATGAATGTAAACGATTTGCCGTGTGAA ATCTTATGCAGTATTTTTGATGAGCTCGATTTGCGCGAGCTAAAGATAGCGTCCCTCGTGTGCCGGCGTTGGTCGGACCTTACTTTTTCGGGCCGAAGGATGGACCGTGTGTGGCTGGTGAAGCGTAATTCTAGTTGTGAATTTTTTATTAACTCCAAGAGGAACTATCGCAACGTTCGTCAACCGTCGTGGACGATGGCCACGATAGATGATCAGCATAAAAGCCTAGTACGGTTACTGCACACGCTGAAGCCACACGTCCGAATGGTGGAGATTCAAACTCGTATATGTTCTCAGCAATTACTATCGATTCTTCTGGAAATTCCTACACTACAGCATTTGTCGATTGCTGGTGGCATTGACCACGAATATCGCAAAGATAATGCAACTGTCCGTGTTTTAGCGGAGCTAAAGAGCCCAAATGGGCGACAGCTATTCAGTTTCTGCCGTACGAATTTTCGAAATTTACAGTTTCTTAATATGAACTGCATGAAAGATGTGGAACTAGAGGCTTGGAAAATACTGAGTGGACAGTTGAAACTTGCTCATGTGAAGTCGTTAAGGGAAACATATTTGCATTCTCTTCTCGAGCTATCGTTCCCGTTTGTAGAGGATTTTACCTTGGTCTTATTTTAccttcctttttattttggaGACCAAGGGATGACTTCAGGCTTAGGTGCAGCTTTTTTTCGAAGACATCCCTTGCTTCGCCGACTGTCCCTTTCCGGTATGATTATTTCGGTACAATGGGTTGAATCTATTAGCCAACACTGCCCTGAGCTAACACATCTAGAACTTGCTCTAAATGATCAGAACGAAGGATTTTTGGAGCCGTTGGTGCAGTTGCGTAAGCTGAAG CACCTTTCATTAGCAGGACCAGTGGATAGCAAAGTTCTTCGCGGAGTTATGACGTCGCTAAAATCTgttgaattgaaaatgaatCCTCCTCACATGCTGCTCGAGAACCTTTGCGAAGTTGTTCCACAATTGAGCTGTTTGCAAGTGAAGGAACGCATACCTTACGTTGAAATTCAGTTCATCTGCGAGAGGTTTTCTTGTCTTCGACGCTTGGTACTAGACTACGATTGCAGG TCTTCACCAGCAGATGATTCCGTCCGACTGGATAGATTGGTACATTTACAGGAACTTGAAATGTCGGACACTATTCGAGTTTGTTGGATTCATCGCAACAACGTTCGGTGCTTGACAATAACGCGTTTTAGG GAACCTGTACCCGATTTAGAAATTATCACTCATCCCAACAACGGTCGGTTCTTGATATCGCCCAGTCCG GATATATCTTTTCCGACGATAACGGACGATGATCTTATGCAGATACCGACAAAGTTCCCCGTGCTGAAGATATTGATCCTCAACTGCGATGTGTACTCGCTGTCCGTGGCTGCGGTCGAACGGCTACACCAATTGATGCCCTCGTGTAGAATCGAGTATGGCAACAAACGCTTCTATCCCACGATGACTGCGGACTGA
- the LOC131213444 gene encoding leucine-rich repeat neuronal protein 3 — protein MWKKVSVLSLPLLLLAGSWLRADDVEPQQAVSRLCNFNNSLLDPTDTEGDGYCDCDLKNTSPWGVLVVVISCRKHNLTDARWPEDSREHLPQGTVLVDLSQNSLSRVPRLIGESLRYLHLNHNEIATVPDKVFAGLDGLLELDLSWNRLEVLGADALTGLGLVKLINLGHNRITAIEVNAFSGAIHLEHLVLSNNSLGEFFNRTAETDLYLRLGVTTRLATIELERCDLMDISLTNGAGLGKALLGHNRLAQVTQLPKQLSYLDVSGTPIRSLSPKFLPHLLHLETLVMQDMPILYTLEAYSLYGLPRLALLNLQGSRNLSVIHAHTFGQNVVRNETDTALKRLILKGTNIRTLNGSLAFAFENVRMIDLRGAPLRCDCQLRWLREMHNLTILGICLKPSTVRRRLFGTIEPHQFECRAEQSWVYTLFNVILAILLVVGVGVGIYLIVRAVRPPSNVQLRKVGENSPYARVTIEPNQAENL, from the coding sequence ATGTGGAAGAAAGTGAGCGTTCTTTCGCTGCCGCTCCTGCTGCTCGCCGGTAGCTGGCTGCGTGCTGACGATGTCGAGCCTCAGCAGGCGGTGTCTCGTCTGTGCAACTTCAACAATTCACTGCTCGATCCGACCGACACCGAAGGCGATGGTTACTGCGATTGTGATCTAAAGAACACTTCACCCTGgggtgtgctggtggtggtgatcagCTGCCGGAAGCACAACCTCACGGACGCGCGCTGGCCGGAGGACAGCCGCGAGCATCTGCCACAGGGCACGGTTCTGGTGGATCTCTCGCAGAATTCCCTTTCGCGCGTTCCGCGACTCATCGGTGAATCGCTCCGTTATCTGCATCTTAACCACAACGAGATAGCGACCGTACCCGATAAGGTGTTCGCTGGTTTGGACGGCCTACTCGAGCTAGACCTGAGCTGGAACCGGCTCGAGGTCCTCGGGGCGGACGCTCTGACCGGGCTCGGCCTGGTGAAGCTGATCAACCTGGGCCACAACCGCATCACCGCCATCGAAGTGAACGCCTTCTCGGGTGCGATTCACCTGGAACATTTGGTGCTGTCCAACAACTCCCTCGGGGAGTTCTTCAACCGGACCGCGGAGACCGATCTGTACCTGCGGCTCGGGGTAACTACGCGCCTCGCCACGATCGAGCTCGAGCGCTGCGATTTGATGGACATTAGCCTCACGAACGGGGCCGGTCTCGGGAAGGCCTTGCTCGGGCACAATCGGCTCGCGCAGGTCACCCAGCTACCGAAGCAGCTCTCGTATCTCGACGTCAGCGGTACTCCGATCCGGAGCCTTTCGCCCAAGTTCCTGCCCCATCTGTTGCACCTCGAGACACTGGTCATGCAGGATATGCCGATCCTGTACACACTGGAAGCGTACTCACTGTACGGGTTGCCACGCCTGGCGTTGCTCAATCTGCAGGGCTCCCGGAACCTTTCCGTCATCCACGCGCACACCTTCGGCCAGAACGTGGTACGCAACGAAACGGACACCGCACTGAAGCGCCTCATCCTGAAGGGCACCAACATACGGACGCTGAACGGGTCGCTCGCGTTTGCGTTCGAAAACGTCCGGATGATAGATCTGCGTGGTGCACCCTTACGCTGTGACTGCCAGCTGAGGTGGCTTCGGGAGATGCACAACCTGACCATACTCGGTATCTGCCTGAAGCCGAGTACGGTGCGCCGCCGGCTATTCGGTACGATCGAACCGCATCAGTTCGAGTGCCGGGCGGAACAATCGTGGGTCTACACCTTGTTCAACGTGATCCTGGCGATCCTGCTCGTAGTCGGTGTCGGCGTGGGCATCTATCTGATCGTGCGTGCCGTCCGGCCACCTTCGAATGTGCAGCTGCGCAAGGTAGGCGAAAACAGTCCGTACGCTCGGGTCACGATAGAACCGAACCAGGCCGAGAACTTGTAG
- the LOC131215072 gene encoding lectizyme-like, whose product MRIAALATFVPIFGLGIAVVHGISSVFGEQPDYTRGEGSAATPGAFPFMVQLQRHYVVSFLCECGGALIQPRWVLTAAHCNPWRSSELQVLAGTIRRDDRHGGQRRPVVHFWAHEMYTFGGQTGPYDIALAEVDKPFTVDGRQSVALVPLANPETVASPGDSVFVLGFGKIDAEDRLPDVLQVVEGRVVGRDNCSRALSVGTVCVGGPRTSACQGDSGGPVVAIRHGSPVAIGLISYGPWNCGVGPIVCTDVAAYGEWIEATIDRSAPAEN is encoded by the exons ATGAGAATTGCAGCACTGGCGACTTTCGTTCCGATTTTCGGACTCGGGATTGCGGTGGTTCACGGCATCAGTTCGGTGTTCGGCGAGCAGCCCGATT ATACCCGGGGCGAAGGCAGTGCCGCGACACCCGGTGCCTTTCCGTTCatggtgcagctgcagcgtcACTACGTCGTCAGCTTCCTGTGCGAATGCGGCGGCGCCTTGATCCAGCCTCGCTGGGTGCTGACGGCGGCCCACTGCAACCCGTGGCGGTCGAGCGAGCTCCAGGTGCTGGCCGGGACGATCCGGCGCGACGATAGGCACGGCGGACAGCGGCGACCGGTGGTTCACTTTTGGGCGCACGAGATGTACACGTTCGGGGGGCAGACCGGCCCGTACGATATAGCGCTAGCGGAGGTAGACAAGCCGTTCACGGTGGACGGGCGGCAGAGTGTGGCGCTCGTACCGCTGGCAAACCCGGAAACGGTTGCCAGTCCGGGGGACAGCGTTTTCGTGCTCGGGTTCGGAAAGATCGATGCCGAAGATCGGTTGCCCGACGTTCTGCAGGTTGTTGAAGGGCGCGTCGTGGGAAGGGACAACTGTAGCCGGGCCCTGTCCGTCGGGACGGTTTGTGTGGGGGGTCCGCGGACCAGCGCGTGTCAGGGAGActccggtggaccggtggtggcgatccGACACGGCAGCCCCGTTGCGATTGGGCTGATCTCGTACGGACCGTGGAACTGTGGCGTTGGGCCAATCGTTTGCACGGATGTTGCGGCCTACGGTGAGTGGATTGaggcgacgatcgatcgctcaGCGCCGGCCGAAAACTAG
- the LOC131207951 gene encoding uncharacterized protein LOC131207951 yields the protein MAVSAPCCQRGWFLLVLVALLTLLAGHHQQEEAAGGAMASIIYAGYALPMPRHRTFYNAVGERKIGPNLWEVTTIVQADILLRKQCECMLRHRCRVPRNIFYLSNHDCHHREKVCCELLENAYESDSEKPAGTATDGGGTFASDNEI from the exons atggcggtgTCGGCTCCCTGCTGCCAGCGCGGCTGGTTTCTGTTGGTTCTGGTGGCGCTCCTgacgctgctggccggccaccaccagcaggaggAAGCGGCGGGCGGTGCGATGGCCAGCATCATCTACGCCGGTTACGCGCTGCCGATGCCGCGCCACCGCACCTTCTACAACGCGGTCGGCGAGCGCAAGATCGGGCCGAACCTCTGGGAGGTGACGACAATCGTCCAGGCGGACATACTGTTGCGCAAGCAGTGCGAGTGTATGCtgcgccaccggtgccgggtgccccGCAACATCTTCTACCTCTCCAA CCACGATTGCCATCACCGGGAAAAAGTGTGCTGCGAGCTGCTGGAGAACGCGTACGAATCCGACAGCGAGAAGCCGGCGGGCACTgccaccgatggtggtgggaCGTTCGCTAGCGACAACGAAATCTAA
- the LOC131216573 gene encoding uncharacterized protein LOC131216573 — MPSAVSCCSFSSGEPDRADGHRYPYGSDSANVTEKHYGCYKAGIFFALAIILLLLVGCVPVFLLTANSNLMLLILLVTLAVIGLATFVYFRWQRNRALAMRRTYEQQKFSLTRVHQPTVAGTVPAAPVGPASHGTPADSTGDGLKNGSVPFAAYAQGPTQGRESTPIKGDPTTMSGAPGEESTQRTTTATQPRYSFI; from the exons ATGCCCAGTGCGGTGTCCTGTTGTTCCTTCAGCTCCggcgaaccggaccgggccgatGGTCACCGATATCCGTACGGTTCGGACAGTGCCAACGTGACAG AGAAACACTATGGCTGCTACAAGGCGGGCATCTTCTTCGCGCTGGCcatcatcctgctgctgctcgtcggtTGCGTTCCAGTCTTTCTGCTCACCGCCAACAGCaacctgatgctgctgatcctGCTCGTAACGCTCGCCGTGATCGGGCTGGCCACGTTCGTCTACTTCCGCTGGCAGCGGAACCGGGCGCTCGCGATGCGTCGCACGTACGAGCAGCAAAAGTTCAGCCTGACGCGCGTCCATCAACCCACGGTGGCCGGCACCGTGCCTGCCGCACCAGTTggcccggccagccacggCACCCCGGCCGATTCGACGGGCGACGGACTAAAGAACGGCTCGGTCCCGTTCGCAGCGTACGCACAG GGACCAACGCAGGGACGAGAATCGACACCAATCAAGGGagacccgacgacgatgagcgGTGCCCCTGGCGAGGAATCAACACAGCGGACCACAACAGCGACCCAACCGCGGTATTCGTTTATTTGA